The segment ATTGGCGCAGGTAAGTTACGCCCTGGACACTTTTTACTTTCTGGTTTGCGGGGCGCTGGTCATGTGGATGGCGGCGGGCTTTACGATGCTCGAGTCGGGCCTGGTCCGATCCAAGAACACCACCGAGATTCTGGCCAAGAACA is part of the Pseudomonadota bacterium genome and harbors:
- a CDS encoding ammonium transporter, which codes for MEQLAQVSYALDTFYFLVCGALVMWMAAGFTMLESGLVRSKNTTEILAKN